A DNA window from Micromonas commoda chromosome 17, complete sequence contains the following coding sequences:
- a CDS encoding predicted protein yields the protein MRRETDKNNKYKAAATAVHKEFIPLVMDTYGRMGKPFLDFLKDVAALTARRASGNVNERTQAIYDSIDPPNELRNRIHLRNLALVHVALIISLMQRVAGSTVTNDRQHGARGGMYGAHEHYVQPYPVTNF from the coding sequence ATGAGACGCGAGACTGACAAGAACAACAAGtacaaggcggcggccacggcggtgcATAAGGAATTCATCCCGCTCGTGATGGACACGTACGGAAGGATGGGCAAACCGTTCCTCGACTTCCTcaaagacgtcgccgcactcaccgcccgccgagcctcgGGCAACGTCAACGAGCGGACGCAAGCCATCTACGACTCCATCGACCCGCCGAACGAGCTCCGAAACCGTATCCACCTCCgaaacctcgccctcgtacacgtcgcgcTTATCATCTCGCTCATGCAAagggtcgccggatcgaccgtcaccaacgaccgccagcacggcgctcgtggcggaatGTACGGAGCACACGAACACTACGTGCAGCCGTACCCGGTCACTAATTTCTAA